Genomic window (Verrucomicrobiota bacterium):
CAATTGTGACGTGGCCCCGGAGGCGCTCGGCGATGCCGTGCGCGGTGCCCGCGCGATGGGTTGGATCGGCTTTAATTGTTCCATGCCGTACAAGGTTTCTATACGCCAGTATCTGGATGGTCTGGGCGGTTCAGCTGCCGTCATCGGCGCAGTCAATTGCGTCGTGCGGCGCGGCGGTGCCTACATCGGTGAGAATACCGACGGACAAGGGTTTCTCACGGCCCTGCGGACAATGGCCGACCCTGCGGGAAAAGCGTTGTTGGTGTTCGGTGCAGGTGGCGCCGCGCGCGCCATCGCGGTGGAAGCCGCACTGGCCGGGGCGGCTTCGATCACGGTGGTGAACCGTGATCCGGTGCGCGGGTCGGAATTGGTCACCCTTCTCAATGAGAAGACGCCGGCTAAGGCGGAATTTGTGGCGTGGGGGAATCGGGCGTACTGCATCCCAGAGGCAAGCGATATCGTCGTGAATGCAACCTCGATCGGAATGTTCCCTGAGGTGAAAGGTCGACTTAATCTCGATCTGGACAGTCTGCGTCCTGGTCTGGTCGTTGCCGATGTCATCCCCAATCCACCGCGGACCCAGCTCATCCAGGATGCGGTAGCGCGCGGCTGTAAGGTTCTCGACGGGCTTGGCATGCTCGTCAGCCAGGGGGTAATCAGCATTCGGTACTGGACTGGAATCGATCCTGAGCCCACAGTTATGCGCAAGACGCTCGAGGACATCTTCGGCGTTTAAACTGGGATGCTCAACCTAAGTAGTTGGGAGCACATAAAGTGGTGGTACGCTTGAGGGGGGATTGCTGGGCGAGACCGGGAATTGGAAGTGCGCATGTTGGTGATCGACGAGATCCATTCGATGCTGGCGGGCACCTTCCGCGAGCAGCGCATCTTTCTAAAGTCGCTGTGATTTCTGGCCAACGACTTACACATTCCGCTGGTCTGTTTGGGCACGCAGGAAGCCAAGCAGACGTTAATGACCGATCAGCAGTTAGCCGACCGGTTCGATGCCTTCGAGATCCCCGTCTGGGCCGATGATGCCGCGTTCGGCCAATTGCTCACCAACTACGCTTCCATGTTGCCCATGCGCGAAGCGTTCGAACTGTGCGCGCCCAAACTGCAAAAGCGGCTCTTGAGTTTGACGGAAGGCGTCACCGTCCGGCTGTGCCGATTGGTGGAAAGCGCGGCGGTCCAGGCCATCGAGTCTGGGCGCGAGCGCATCGAAATCGATCTGCTGAATGAAGCGTTGCTCCCCACAGCCTAGTTTCGATCTCCGATCGGCACGCGCGGCGTCCGGCGGCCTGAGGGAAGCGATGGAGCCCTTTGTTTCTATGCCGGCCCACCTGCCAGTGACCCCGCGGCCGCTGGCGGGTGAGCTGCTGTCGTCCTGGGGCGGCTGGCGGCATTCGTGCGCTTGGTGGGCGAGTTAATTGAAATGTTGGGCTGGCCGGATGCCCGCGGGGGTTTCTCGCTGCTGGAGCACCTGCAACGGGGCGCCTGCCGTGCGTCCGAGCCAGTCGGGCGGCCGTTGCCGGCCGGGATGCGAGCCCTTTGGGGGCCTGGGCCGCCAAGAGCGCTTCGAGTTGCTGGCCGGCGTCGCGGAACCGCTCGGGAGCGGCCTCGGCGAAGACCGGCCGCCGGGTAAGCCGGCCCCCTTCGGTTGCCTCTACGGGCCGCTGTCGGCCGAAAGGCGGGGGGCGTTCTTACAGCGGCTGCCGAAGCTGGCCTCCAGCGGGTGCGCCCGGGCGCTGGCCGCGGTGGCTTGCTTTCAAAGCGCGCCCCGCACGCGCGGCTCGCATGGATGCACCCAAAAAAAGGGGGTTAGCCGGTCACTTGCTGAACGATTTAACTGCAAATGACACCGCGGTGCGGGCCGCTTGAAATTTGCAAAGCCCCTTGCCCGACGAAAACATACACCTAATAAAATTTGCACCAGAACCGTCAAGGGGGGCGCTTGAGCCCGCCCCTCCCCGGCGGCAGGTTCCCCTCACCCGATTCATACGATGATTGCGTCCCCTTTGGTCCCCGCCAAACATCGCAATGCCACCCCGAAACCGCTGAAAAAGCCATCGTCGTCCGGCTGGCTCAACGTCACCGGGTTTTGGGGTTAGGTCCTTTGTTACGCCGTAGCGGCTGCATTCGGCCCGAACGAGGGGACCTCCCCCAACGCGTTACCGGGACCGCTCGGGGCGGAACAAAACCGCTCGCGGTATTGGCTCGGCGAAATCCCGAGGGCCCGCAGAAAGGCCCGGCGCATTAGTTCCGCACTGCTGAAGCCGCAACTCGAGGCAATGGCTTCCACGCTTTGGTTCGTTTGCTCAAGCAGGTGCCGGGCCGCCTCCACCCGAAGTTGTTCGACGTAATGGGCCGGCCCGGTGCCCAGCTCCTCCGCGAAAACGCGGCTAAAGTTGCGCCGGCTCATCGCCGCACGCGCGGCCAATTGGTCGACTGATAAACCTTTATCCAGGTTCTCGAGAACCCAAACCAAAAGCTCCTGGAGCGGTTTACGAGCGGCGCCCTGTGCGTCCAGCAATCGGCTGAACTGCGCTTGGGTGCCGGGTCGCCTCAAAAAGAGCACCAAGTCGCGAGCCACCGCGAGGGCCAACTCGCCGCCCAAGTCTTCTTCGACCAACGCCAGCGACAGGTCCATCCCGGCCGTCACCCCGGCTGAGGTGTAGAGGTTGCCCTCGCGCCGCCAGATCGGGCCCGGATCCACCACCACCCGCGGGAAGCGGGCGGCCAAGTCGGCGGCAAACGCCCAGTGCGTCGTGACCCGGCAGCCGTCCAGCAGCCCGGCTTCGGCCAGCATGAAGGCCCCGGTGCAGACCGAGCCCAGGCGGCGCACCCGCGGCGCCATGCGGGTAAGCCATTCCAGCACGCCCGGCGCGCGGCAGGAGCGTGCCCCCACGCCGCCGGCCACCAACAGCGTATCCACCGGGTTGCCGAGCCGTTGATAGGGGCGGTGGGCCAGGAGCGAAAGGCCGCCATTGCCCGCAATGCGGGGTCCCCTTCCGGTAGTCACCACCTCAACCCGGTACGGCTCAACCGGGCGCTTGGCATAACGGTTGGCGGTGGCAAAGACCTGAAACGGGCCCACCACGTCCAGTTCGTTGACGGGCGGAATGGCCAGGATGGCGATGCGCCTTCGGGGCTGAAAGCGACCGTGGCCCTCGGTGGGTGGCTTTTTGGGTTGCATGACTGGTCGGCCCCGCACGCGTGTGCGCGTACGGGATCCTGACCAGGAAAGCACCAAATGCAGATTGGCGCAAACCGTGGGGCAATTGTCCTGGCGGCCATACGCCTGGCCCGCGAGATTCATCACAGCACAGAAAGCTACTCCATGAACCCCTCACCTGAGCAAACGCCGCTGCGCATCGGCTCGCTGCTGTTTCCGCGGCGCGACCAGCTCGATTTTACCGGGCCCTTTGAAGTTTTCTCCCGGCTGCCCGGTGCGAGCCTTCACCTGCGCGTGGAAACGAACGATGAAACCGTCTGGGGCCCTGCGTCCCCGCCACGCACCCCGAACCGCCTGCCGCTCGGGGCCTGGCGCGCCGCCCTTGCGGATGACCCCGAGCGTTTCCTAAC
Coding sequences:
- a CDS encoding shikimate dehydrogenase; its protein translation is MPEQPTFLSLITGSFATPAAQNPTVAMIEAAYEHHRINARYINCDVAPEALGDAVRGARAMGWIGFNCSMPYKVSIRQYLDGLGGSAAVIGAVNCVVRRGGAYIGENTDGQGFLTALRTMADPAGKALLVFGAGGAARAIAVEAALAGAASITVVNRDPVRGSELVTLLNEKTPAKAEFVAWGNRAYCIPEASDIVVNATSIGMFPEVKGRLNLDLDSLRPGLVVADVIPNPPRTQLIQDAVARGCKVLDGLGMLVSQGVISIRYWTGIDPEPTVMRKTLEDIFGV
- a CDS encoding TniB family NTP-binding protein: MEVRMLVIDEIHSMLAGTFREQRIFLKSL
- a CDS encoding TniB family NTP-binding protein, producing MGTQEAKQTLMTDQQLADRFDAFEIPVWADDAAFGQLLTNYASMLPMREAFELCAPKLQKRLLSLTEGVTVRLCRLVESAAVQAIESGRERIEIDLLNEALLPTA
- a CDS encoding GlxA family transcriptional regulator, whose protein sequence is MQPKKPPTEGHGRFQPRRRIAILAIPPVNELDVVGPFQVFATANRYAKRPVEPYRVEVVTTGRGPRIAGNGGLSLLAHRPYQRLGNPVDTLLVAGGVGARSCRAPGVLEWLTRMAPRVRRLGSVCTGAFMLAEAGLLDGCRVTTHWAFAADLAARFPRVVVDPGPIWRREGNLYTSAGVTAGMDLSLALVEEDLGGELALAVARDLVLFLRRPGTQAQFSRLLDAQGAARKPLQELLVWVLENLDKGLSVDQLAARAAMSRRNFSRVFAEELGTGPAHYVEQLRVEAARHLLEQTNQSVEAIASSCGFSSAELMRRAFLRALGISPSQYRERFCSAPSGPGNALGEVPSFGPNAAATA